A stretch of the Arthrobacter stackebrandtii genome encodes the following:
- the efeO gene encoding iron uptake system protein EfeO codes for MTSSPTAARPRTIPALAAGATVLALALAGCSTATPSGTAGTASGEAAPVSNGAAQISVSVEKVDGLDQCVPDFATAPAGPVTFTVANKDASGVSEVELLSDKRILGERENIIPGLKAVSFTVTLPGGQYQLYCPGAGNENTPFTVTGSAASAQANGVTGLLKEGTDGYAKYVSGQVDSLVLAVAALQKAVDSGDVEASQKAYAEARPFFERIEPVAESFPDLDPALDLRVADVEPGAEWTGFHPLEKDLFEAQAVTDGSKALAAGIVRDVDTLKSLTAELESSGAYKPEELANGASGLLEEVQSSKITGEEEAYSKLDLVDFAANIEGSQQAFEYLKPALQEIDPGLTKQISTQFETVTTALQDYQDPAALGGWKPYTDELKASDGAKLTALIQALQAPLAKISEKVATV; via the coding sequence ATGACTTCCTCCCCCACCGCCGCGCGCCCACGCACCATCCCCGCCCTGGCCGCGGGTGCCACGGTGCTTGCCCTGGCCCTGGCCGGTTGCAGCACCGCCACCCCTTCCGGCACGGCCGGCACCGCCTCGGGCGAGGCAGCACCCGTGAGCAACGGGGCGGCTCAAATCTCCGTCAGTGTTGAAAAGGTTGACGGCTTGGACCAGTGTGTCCCCGACTTCGCCACCGCCCCCGCCGGCCCTGTCACCTTCACAGTGGCCAACAAGGACGCCTCGGGCGTCAGCGAGGTGGAGTTGCTCAGCGACAAGCGCATCCTGGGTGAGCGCGAGAACATCATCCCCGGCCTGAAGGCCGTCAGCTTCACCGTGACCCTGCCCGGCGGCCAGTACCAGCTGTACTGCCCCGGGGCAGGCAACGAAAACACCCCGTTCACCGTGACCGGCAGCGCCGCCTCGGCGCAGGCCAACGGCGTGACCGGCCTGCTCAAGGAGGGCACCGACGGCTACGCCAAGTACGTCTCCGGACAGGTGGACAGCCTGGTGTTGGCCGTGGCCGCACTCCAAAAGGCCGTTGACTCGGGCGACGTGGAGGCAAGCCAGAAGGCGTATGCCGAGGCCCGCCCGTTCTTTGAGCGCATCGAGCCCGTGGCCGAAAGCTTCCCCGACCTGGACCCGGCACTTGACCTGCGCGTGGCCGACGTCGAGCCCGGTGCGGAGTGGACAGGTTTCCACCCGCTGGAGAAGGACCTCTTTGAGGCCCAGGCCGTCACGGACGGTTCCAAGGCCCTCGCGGCCGGCATCGTGAGGGACGTCGACACCTTGAAGTCCCTCACGGCCGAGCTGGAAAGCAGTGGCGCTTACAAGCCCGAGGAGCTCGCCAACGGTGCCAGCGGGCTGCTGGAGGAAGTCCAGTCATCAAAAATAACCGGTGAGGAAGAGGCCTACTCCAAGCTTGACCTGGTGGACTTTGCCGCCAATATCGAAGGGTCCCAGCAGGCGTTTGAATACCTCAAGCCGGCCCTGCAGGAGATCGACCCGGGCCTGACAAAACAGATTTCCACGCAGTTCGAAACGGTCACCACAGCACTGCAGGACTACCAGGATCCGGCGGCGCTGGGCGGCTGGAAGCCGTACACCGATGAGCTGAAGGCCTCCGACGGCGCCAAGCTCACCGCCCTGATCCAGGCCCTCCAGGCTCCGCTGGCCAAGATTTCCGAAAAGGTTGCAACCGTCTAA
- the efeB gene encoding iron uptake transporter deferrochelatase/peroxidase subunit, translated as METPTAPGPDVPRRSLISGSAAMAAAGGLVLGAGAATAAAAAMAPNGASGVVQGARNGDERHPFYGEHQAGISTPPQDHLVFTAFDVTATTPVELQLVLAKWSAAMAELTNGRPVGKVQPARANGVPGDTGEAADMGPHGLTLTLGFGPSLFDGRFGLEKFKPAGFDQLPAMAGESLDPAMTGGDLCIQACANDPQVAYHAVRNLARMARTSVRTRWTVLGFGRASAGANQITPRNLLGFKDGTRNIKTEEDFAEHVWVGDEAGQGWMAGGSYLVARKIHMMIETWDEDPINDQQGIFGRTKQAGAPLSGTREHDVPDFHAAAPGGGPVIPADSHIALAAHENNGGTKILRRGYNFTDGLDAVGRLDAGLMFLSFQRDPEQFVALQRKLGSSDRLNEYIRHVGSGVYAVPGGLPAAGNYYGKEFFPG; from the coding sequence ATGGAGACACCCACAGCACCCGGCCCCGACGTTCCGCGGCGGTCACTGATCAGCGGTTCTGCCGCAATGGCTGCGGCGGGCGGCCTCGTGCTCGGCGCGGGCGCGGCCACAGCGGCAGCCGCCGCCATGGCACCCAACGGGGCATCCGGCGTCGTACAGGGCGCCAGGAACGGCGACGAGCGCCATCCCTTCTACGGCGAACACCAGGCGGGCATCAGCACTCCCCCGCAGGACCACCTGGTGTTCACCGCCTTCGACGTCACGGCGACAACGCCGGTGGAGCTGCAGCTGGTTTTGGCGAAGTGGTCGGCGGCGATGGCGGAGCTGACGAACGGCAGGCCCGTCGGGAAGGTGCAGCCTGCGCGGGCGAACGGCGTGCCCGGCGACACCGGGGAGGCTGCCGACATGGGGCCGCACGGGCTGACGCTGACACTTGGATTTGGGCCGTCGCTGTTTGACGGGCGGTTTGGGCTGGAGAAGTTCAAGCCGGCCGGATTTGACCAGCTGCCGGCGATGGCTGGGGAGTCGCTGGATCCGGCGATGACGGGCGGGGATTTGTGCATCCAGGCGTGCGCCAACGATCCGCAGGTGGCCTACCATGCTGTCCGGAACTTGGCCCGGATGGCAAGGACATCCGTGAGGACGCGCTGGACAGTGCTCGGTTTTGGCCGCGCTTCGGCCGGGGCAAACCAGATAACCCCGCGCAATCTGCTGGGCTTCAAGGACGGCACCCGGAACATCAAAACAGAGGAGGACTTTGCCGAGCACGTGTGGGTGGGCGATGAGGCCGGGCAGGGGTGGATGGCGGGCGGCAGCTACCTTGTGGCGCGCAAGATCCACATGATGATCGAGACGTGGGACGAGGATCCAATCAACGACCAGCAGGGCATTTTCGGCCGGACCAAGCAGGCGGGCGCACCGCTGTCCGGAACCCGCGAGCACGACGTCCCCGATTTCCATGCGGCCGCGCCCGGCGGCGGTCCGGTGATTCCGGCGGACTCGCACATCGCGCTGGCAGCCCATGAGAACAACGGCGGGACGAAGATCCTGCGCCGCGGCTACAACTTCACCGACGGGCTCGACGCCGTGGGCCGCCTCGATGCCGGGTTGATGTTCCTGAGCTTCCAGCGCGATCCGGAACAATTCGTGGCACTGCAGCGCAAGTTGGGTTCCTCGGACCGGCTCAACGAATACATCCGGCACGTGGGCTCCGGCGTGTATGCCGTGCCCGGCGGGCTCCCTGCGGCCGGCAACTACTACGGCAAGGAGTTCTTCCCCGGATAA
- a CDS encoding DeoR/GlpR family DNA-binding transcription regulator, which translates to MNRTERLTAILDILAADGQVEVDEIVEKLGVSPATARRDLDSLANERLLTRTRGGATSGSVSYDLPGRYNRDDFAHEKQAIALAASALIPKGAVIGLCGGTTSTALAQVLATREDLMEASNRPTLTVVTNAINIAAQLAIRPNFKIMVTGGIVNPRSYELVGPYADSILQRVALDFAFIGVNGIEPGAAPTINDEGEASVNSRMARRASEAFILADSSKIGRRAFATMDLTNLGNVITDSGITLEQLRAFEDAGTKVIVAPPA; encoded by the coding sequence ATGAACAGAACCGAACGCCTCACCGCCATCCTGGACATCCTGGCTGCCGACGGGCAGGTGGAAGTGGATGAGATCGTTGAAAAGCTCGGTGTCTCCCCGGCCACGGCCCGACGCGACCTGGACTCGCTGGCCAACGAGCGGCTGCTGACCCGCACCCGCGGCGGTGCCACGAGCGGTTCCGTCTCCTACGACCTTCCGGGCCGGTACAACCGCGACGACTTCGCACACGAAAAGCAGGCCATCGCCCTGGCTGCCAGTGCACTGATTCCCAAGGGCGCGGTCATCGGGCTGTGCGGGGGCACCACCAGCACGGCCCTGGCCCAGGTGCTGGCCACGCGCGAGGACCTGATGGAGGCATCCAACCGGCCCACCCTGACAGTGGTGACGAACGCGATCAACATTGCCGCACAGCTGGCCATCCGGCCCAACTTCAAGATCATGGTCACCGGCGGCATCGTGAACCCGCGCTCCTACGAACTCGTGGGTCCGTACGCCGATTCCATCCTGCAGCGGGTTGCACTGGACTTTGCGTTCATCGGCGTCAACGGGATCGAGCCCGGCGCCGCCCCCACCATCAACGACGAGGGCGAGGCCTCCGTCAACTCCCGGATGGCCCGACGTGCGTCCGAGGCGTTCATCCTGGCCGACTCCTCCAAGATCGGCCGCCGCGCCTTCGCCACGATGGACCTGACCAACCTGGGCAACGTCATCACCGATTCCGGCATCACGCTGGAGCAACTCCGGGCATTCGAGGACGCCGGCACCAAGGTCATCGTCGCCCCGCCGGCCTGA
- a CDS encoding class II fructose-bisphosphate aldolase: MALTNTRDIMDLAAKAGTGQGAFNVIHLETIEGLIGGAEAAGRPVILQISENCAKFHGGLEPVAAATLAAARRASVPVAVHLDHAESEALAYEAVDLGFGSVMYDGAHLEYAENVESTARVAAYAHERGVYVEAELGKVGGKDGAHAPGVLTDPAEAASFVAATGVDALAVAVGSSHAMTERSAALNLVRIAELKAALEVPLVLHGSSGVSDENIVAAIAAGMTKINVSTHLNGFFTRAVREYLDANPAVVDSRKYLGAGRDALVPEVARLLSLFAAAK; this comes from the coding sequence ATGGCTTTGACAAACACGCGCGACATCATGGACCTGGCCGCGAAGGCCGGCACGGGGCAGGGCGCGTTCAACGTGATCCACCTCGAGACCATTGAGGGGCTGATCGGCGGTGCCGAGGCTGCCGGGCGCCCCGTCATCCTGCAGATCTCCGAAAACTGCGCCAAGTTCCACGGCGGGCTCGAGCCCGTTGCCGCGGCCACCCTCGCCGCCGCCCGCAGGGCCTCCGTCCCGGTGGCGGTGCACCTGGACCACGCCGAGTCCGAGGCCCTCGCGTACGAGGCCGTGGACCTGGGCTTCGGCTCCGTCATGTACGACGGCGCGCACCTCGAGTACGCGGAAAACGTGGAATCCACGGCTCGCGTGGCCGCCTACGCCCATGAGCGCGGCGTGTACGTTGAGGCAGAGCTGGGCAAGGTCGGGGGCAAGGACGGCGCCCACGCACCGGGCGTGCTGACCGACCCTGCCGAAGCCGCCTCATTTGTCGCCGCGACCGGCGTGGACGCACTGGCTGTGGCTGTGGGCTCCTCGCACGCCATGACCGAGCGCTCCGCCGCGCTGAACCTGGTCCGCATCGCCGAACTGAAGGCAGCCCTGGAGGTGCCCCTGGTGCTGCACGGCTCCTCCGGCGTTTCGGATGAGAACATCGTGGCTGCGATCGCTGCCGGCATGACCAAGATCAACGTCTCCACCCACCTGAACGGCTTCTTCACCCGCGCCGTGCGCGAATACCTCGACGCCAACCCGGCCGTCGTGGACTCCCGCAAATACCTGGGGGCCGGCCGCGACGCGCTGGTTCCCGAGGTTGCGCGCCTGCTGTCCCTGTTTGCCGCCGCAAAGTAA
- a CDS encoding 1-phosphofructokinase family hexose kinase, producing the protein MNNLVLTVTPNPAVDVTYTVPGINLGASHRVPTPLHRAGGKGLNVSRVAHQLGHPTLAVATVGGLSGERFRTDLDASGMLHQLVPVAADTRSSIALVDTAADFTTSIFNESGQALSPEEWQALAAAVVDNLAGVQMPDGVRRPGVLVGSGSLPDQAPADFYPALVALAHGAGVPAIIDTSGAGILAAAKAGADLLKPNNHELMEAVGETNLAAAARKLMDLGARRVLVSVGEEGMLAFSAENPGRYIQAKLPAPLSGNPTGAGDAAVSAAAVALANGVEDLREILRRATSWSAAAVLMPGAGEISPRYTELAEQLIITDH; encoded by the coding sequence ATGAACAACCTGGTCCTGACGGTCACGCCCAACCCCGCCGTCGACGTCACCTACACCGTGCCCGGCATCAACCTGGGCGCCTCGCACCGCGTCCCCACCCCGCTCCACCGCGCCGGTGGCAAGGGCCTGAACGTCTCCCGCGTGGCGCACCAGCTGGGCCACCCCACACTGGCCGTCGCCACGGTGGGCGGGCTCTCCGGGGAGCGCTTCCGCACCGACCTGGATGCCTCCGGCATGCTGCACCAGCTGGTCCCCGTGGCCGCCGACACCCGCAGCTCAATCGCGCTCGTGGACACCGCCGCGGACTTCACCACCAGCATCTTCAACGAGTCCGGCCAGGCGCTGTCGCCGGAAGAGTGGCAGGCCCTCGCCGCTGCAGTCGTGGACAACCTCGCCGGTGTCCAGATGCCCGACGGCGTACGCCGCCCGGGCGTGCTCGTCGGCTCCGGCTCCCTCCCGGACCAGGCGCCGGCCGACTTCTACCCGGCCCTTGTGGCACTGGCCCACGGCGCCGGCGTGCCGGCCATCATCGACACCTCAGGTGCCGGCATCCTGGCAGCCGCGAAGGCGGGGGCAGACCTGCTCAAGCCCAACAACCACGAACTCATGGAAGCCGTGGGGGAGACCAACCTTGCCGCCGCCGCCCGCAAGCTCATGGACCTCGGCGCCCGGCGCGTCCTGGTCAGCGTGGGCGAGGAGGGCATGCTCGCATTCAGTGCCGAGAACCCCGGCCGCTACATCCAGGCCAAGCTGCCGGCGCCGCTGAGCGGAAACCCCACGGGGGCCGGCGACGCTGCCGTGAGCGCGGCCGCCGTCGCACTTGCCAACGGCGTGGAGGACCTCCGCGAAATCCTGCGCCGGGCCACTTCCTGGAGCGCCGCCGCCGTGCTTATGCCGGGTGCCGGGGAAATCTCCCCGCGGTACACCGAGCTTGCCGAACAACTCATCATCACAGACCACTAA
- a CDS encoding ROK family protein, translating into MNTLTNRPGQSGTPADASAQGGSDVVLAFDIGGTDMKVGMVHGQLGGGNVEVLDIQRHPTPLDGARSGESVCSRIVELTGEYRAAHPELHITAVGVTVPGIVDEDAGIGVYSANLGWKDFPFTATLTEALGVPVGFGHDVSMAGEAEFRLGAAVGKTDVLILVIGTGIAGAVLCDGRRVVGGGYAGEIGHAMVPAPGGGMAIMESLGSAGAIARRYTEATGTAVAGARQVLELAATGDEAAATVYSDAINALAFSVAQCVSILGTETVVLGGGLSMAGDTLFEPLAARVDELLTFHRRPEYVHAALGENAGLIGSALKARSLRESGTLEVPA; encoded by the coding sequence GGCACCCCAGCCGATGCATCCGCCCAAGGAGGCAGCGACGTCGTGCTGGCCTTCGACATTGGCGGCACCGACATGAAGGTCGGCATGGTGCACGGGCAACTGGGCGGGGGCAACGTCGAAGTGCTGGACATCCAGCGCCACCCCACGCCGCTGGACGGCGCCCGCTCCGGCGAGAGCGTGTGTTCGCGGATCGTGGAGCTGACCGGGGAATACCGGGCCGCGCATCCGGAGCTGCACATCACCGCCGTGGGCGTGACGGTGCCCGGCATCGTGGATGAGGACGCCGGCATCGGCGTCTACTCGGCCAACCTCGGCTGGAAGGACTTCCCGTTCACGGCCACCCTGACTGAAGCGCTCGGCGTGCCGGTCGGCTTTGGCCACGACGTCAGCATGGCCGGCGAGGCGGAATTCCGCCTCGGCGCCGCCGTGGGCAAGACGGATGTGCTGATCCTGGTGATTGGCACGGGCATCGCCGGTGCCGTGCTGTGCGACGGCCGGCGTGTTGTCGGCGGCGGCTATGCGGGGGAGATCGGCCATGCCATGGTGCCCGCCCCCGGCGGCGGCATGGCCATCATGGAATCCCTCGGATCCGCAGGTGCCATCGCGCGCCGCTATACGGAAGCAACCGGAACGGCCGTGGCCGGTGCCCGGCAGGTGCTCGAGCTGGCCGCAACGGGCGATGAGGCGGCCGCCACGGTCTACTCCGACGCCATCAACGCCCTCGCATTCAGCGTGGCGCAGTGCGTGTCCATCCTCGGCACCGAGACCGTGGTGCTCGGCGGCGGGCTGTCCATGGCGGGGGACACCCTCTTCGAACCCCTCGCCGCCCGCGTTGACGAGCTGCTCACCTTCCACCGCCGCCCGGAATACGTCCACGCCGCACTGGGGGAGAACGCCGGGCTGATCGGCTCCGCCTTGAAGGCCCGCAGCCTCCGCGAGTCCGGAACCCTGGAGGTGCCCGCATGA